From the genome of Dickeya aquatica, one region includes:
- a CDS encoding type II toxin-antitoxin system RelE/ParE family toxin — protein MTSAVQWEKQAQADREAIFRYLYKEAGLAVASATDDRFVSMADILQDNPQAGVKAGKTEKQRKLVVPRFPFIIVYAVEEQVVRILRVLHTSRKIAGHYRKS, from the coding sequence GTGACATCAGCCGTTCAGTGGGAAAAGCAGGCACAGGCGGATCGCGAGGCCATCTTCCGTTATCTGTACAAAGAAGCGGGGTTAGCGGTAGCCAGTGCCACGGATGATCGGTTCGTCAGCATGGCCGACATCCTTCAGGATAATCCGCAGGCGGGGGTGAAGGCCGGGAAGACGGAGAAACAGCGGAAACTGGTGGTTCCACGCTTCCCGTTCATCATCGTGTATGCTGTTGAAGAGCAGGTGGTTCGTATACTGCGTGTACTGCATACCTCGCGAAAAATAGCGGGACATTACCGTAAGAGTTAG
- a CDS encoding MoaD/ThiS family protein, protein MAATLLIPTALRAFTEGQGKVSLEGSTVGQLVAALATRYPDIQQHLYDETGELRTFINLYVGDTNIKHSGGLATPINSGDEVLLVPAIAGGTEAMV, encoded by the coding sequence ATGGCAGCCACATTATTAATTCCTACTGCATTACGTGCGTTTACCGAGGGACAGGGCAAAGTCAGTCTGGAAGGCAGCACTGTCGGCCAACTGGTTGCAGCACTGGCAACGCGTTACCCCGATATTCAGCAGCATCTGTATGACGAGACAGGTGAACTGCGCACGTTTATCAACCTGTATGTGGGCGACACCAATATTAAACACAGTGGTGGTCTGGCAACGCCAATCAATTCGGGCGATGAAGTGTTACTGGTGCCCGCCATTGCCGGTGGTACAGAGGCGATGGTATGA
- the xerC gene encoding site-specific tyrosine recombinase XerC, translated as MANRKPRADALLTVDEVYRKPIGPASDPKSLYALLLRFVAWRRERNWSETTLKTQTHHQYRFILWAAERGLHYGRDITLPILEHYQRHLYQYRKPNGEPLSTRTQRSQLGPLVVWFGWMTRHHLLLADPASGLVLPRLEKRLPRHILSVADVEQVLALPDLTTLQGIRDRALMELLWSTGIRRGEVAMLEVYSVDASRHIVTIVQGKGKKDRVIPIGRRALGWIAHYVREVRPQLLVNPHCPALFVALDGVEGLTPNGITNLVSHYIKASGIAKWGSCHLFRHAMATQMLENGADLRWIQAMLGHASVESTQIYTQVSIRALQAVHASTHPAERDPEEETGLLADLMADEVLDVERDRPENSLHNDNTNDTTRVRR; from the coding sequence ATGGCCAACCGTAAACCCCGCGCCGATGCACTGCTGACGGTGGATGAGGTGTACCGAAAACCCATCGGCCCGGCCAGTGACCCGAAGAGCCTGTACGCGCTGCTGCTGCGGTTCGTGGCGTGGCGTCGGGAGCGGAACTGGTCAGAGACGACGCTGAAGACGCAAACCCATCATCAATACCGGTTCATCCTGTGGGCGGCGGAGCGCGGGCTGCACTATGGCCGTGACATCACCTTACCGATACTGGAGCACTACCAGCGTCATCTGTACCAGTACCGCAAACCGAACGGTGAGCCACTGAGCACGCGGACGCAGCGCAGCCAGCTGGGGCCACTGGTGGTGTGGTTCGGCTGGATGACGCGGCATCATCTGCTGCTGGCCGACCCGGCGTCGGGTCTGGTGTTGCCGCGACTGGAAAAGCGGCTGCCGCGCCATATCCTGAGCGTGGCGGATGTGGAGCAGGTACTGGCGTTGCCGGACCTGACCACGCTGCAGGGCATCCGCGACCGGGCGCTGATGGAGCTGCTGTGGTCAACCGGGATACGGCGGGGTGAAGTGGCGATGCTGGAAGTGTACAGCGTGGACGCGAGCCGCCATATCGTGACCATCGTGCAGGGCAAGGGAAAGAAGGACCGGGTTATCCCCATTGGCAGGCGGGCGTTAGGGTGGATAGCGCACTATGTGCGTGAGGTGAGGCCGCAACTGCTGGTGAACCCGCACTGTCCGGCACTGTTCGTGGCCCTGGACGGGGTGGAAGGGCTGACGCCGAACGGCATTACCAATCTGGTGAGTCACTACATCAAAGCGTCGGGGATAGCGAAATGGGGAAGCTGCCACCTGTTCCGGCACGCGATGGCGACGCAAATGCTGGAGAACGGGGCGGACCTGCGGTGGATACAGGCGATGCTGGGCCATGCGAGCGTGGAGAGCACGCAAATCTACACGCAGGTGAGCATCCGGGCGTTGCAGGCGGTTCATGCCTCGACGCATCCGGCGGAGCGTGACCCTGAAGAGGAAACCGGGCTGCTGGCTGACCTGATGGCGGATGAGGTGCTGGATGTTGAGCGTGACAGGCCGGAAAACAGCTTGCATAATGACAACACAAATGACACCACAAGGGTGAGGAGATGA
- a CDS encoding damage-inducible protein J, translating to MGTIHFRIDEETKRLAMQAAERQRMSLTEVMRQRAEELAAEERRYQNSEHEGWLEQQILDAFSRYEDGEGEFISNEEMNHRMNELKMQAARGKL from the coding sequence ATGGGAACAATCCACTTCAGAATAGACGAGGAAACCAAGCGTCTGGCGATGCAGGCGGCGGAAAGACAGCGAATGAGCCTGACGGAGGTGATGCGTCAGCGGGCAGAAGAGCTGGCCGCAGAGGAGCGTCGCTATCAAAACAGTGAGCATGAGGGCTGGCTGGAGCAGCAGATACTGGATGCGTTCAGCCGCTATGAGGACGGGGAAGGCGAGTTTATCAGCAACGAAGAAATGAACCACCGCATGAATGAACTGAAAATGCAGGCAGCACGAGGCAAACTGTGA
- the epsC gene encoding serine O-acetyltransferase EpsC, with amino-acid sequence MSELGELMFISQRDNHWHLDGVVDGLRRVRQQWRDSFSQSDYQNKRLLPSKQNVHSVVDTLIKVLYPMRLGSTDLRKEGEDYYVGYLLGTALDALSQEAAFELHYLAGTPTPHGVSSPEWQEAEQRIRKFATRLPAVRKRLDSDIQAAYQGDPSARSRDEVLLCYPGIHAVMHYRLAHELYQLGFPLLARIVTEKAHSETGIDIHPGAQISEGFFIDHGTGVVIGETAIIGKRVRLYQAVTLGAKRFATDNDGQLQKNYPRHPIVEDDVVIYAGATILGRITIGARSSIGGNVWLTQDVLPDSNVRQARVLHTQYQDGDGI; translated from the coding sequence ATGTCGGAGTTAGGAGAATTAATGTTTATTTCTCAAAGAGATAATCATTGGCATCTTGATGGGGTCGTTGACGGATTACGTCGAGTCCGTCAGCAATGGCGTGACAGTTTTTCTCAGAGTGATTATCAGAATAAGCGGTTACTGCCTTCAAAACAGAATGTCCATAGCGTTGTTGATACGTTGATTAAAGTATTGTATCCCATGCGATTGGGATCCACCGATTTGCGTAAAGAGGGTGAAGATTACTACGTTGGCTATCTGCTAGGGACGGCGCTTGATGCGCTTTCGCAAGAGGCCGCATTTGAATTGCACTACCTTGCAGGCACCCCAACTCCCCATGGCGTCAGCTCACCTGAATGGCAGGAAGCAGAACAGCGTATTCGCAAGTTCGCCACGCGTTTGCCTGCGGTTCGAAAACGTTTGGACAGCGACATTCAGGCTGCATATCAGGGTGACCCTTCTGCACGAAGCCGAGATGAAGTGCTGCTGTGCTACCCTGGTATTCATGCAGTGATGCATTACCGGCTGGCCCATGAATTGTATCAATTGGGGTTCCCTTTATTGGCGCGAATCGTGACGGAAAAGGCGCATAGCGAAACCGGCATTGATATCCACCCTGGAGCGCAAATCAGTGAAGGTTTTTTTATCGATCACGGTACTGGCGTAGTGATAGGCGAGACGGCGATTATCGGCAAACGCGTGCGGCTTTATCAGGCTGTCACGCTCGGTGCTAAACGCTTTGCCACGGATAATGACGGCCAGTTGCAAAAGAACTATCCCCGTCATCCGATAGTGGAAGACGATGTGGTGATTTATGCCGGTGCCACGATATTAGGCCGGATTACTATTGGTGCGCGTTCCAGCATTGGCGGCAACGTTTGGCTGACGCAGGATGTTTTGCCGGATAGCAATGTGCGTCAGGCGAGGGTGTTGCATACCCAATATCAAGATGGCGATGGCATTTAA
- a CDS encoding immunity 42 family protein: MIYGDPFYFALQFDVIEHWSSPGDIWKNGLFSLYLDGRRIFDVVDVFELKTTFGFYSKSPVDGLIVNDLIVDAVTLYRNAESYFTGDGDVLIDGLFDLTCTAMGDNGYYLYFMKTSSNDRLVWSIDDGKEINEVLLPSGTICNVINELRDTDL, encoded by the coding sequence ATGATTTATGGTGATCCATTCTATTTTGCGCTCCAGTTCGACGTTATTGAACATTGGAGTTCTCCTGGTGATATTTGGAAAAATGGACTGTTTTCTTTGTATCTTGATGGAAGGAGGATCTTTGATGTTGTTGATGTATTTGAGTTAAAAACTACGTTTGGTTTTTATTCCAAGTCGCCCGTGGATGGGTTGATTGTTAATGATTTAATTGTGGATGCAGTAACCCTATATAGGAATGCAGAGAGTTATTTTACTGGCGACGGTGATGTTCTTATTGATGGGTTGTTTGATTTGACATGCACAGCTATGGGCGATAATGGATATTATCTTTATTTTATGAAAACGAGTTCTAATGATCGTTTGGTATGGAGTATTGATGATGGAAAAGAAATCAATGAGGTGCTTCTTCCATCAGGTACAATATGTAATGTAATTAATGAGCTACGAGATACTGACTTATAA
- a CDS encoding PLP-dependent cysteine synthase family protein, producing the protein MTILDKVGNTPLIALPLFSNVAPGVSLWAKAEFMNPSGSVKDRAARAMVLEGIARGALTPEKTIIDATSGNTGIAYAMIGAALGYKVVLYMPQNTSAERKQIIRHYGAVIVETDPLEGSDGAYLAVKALVASDPARYFYPDQYNNPVNPATHFASTGVEIWQQTQQRVTHFIAGMGTSGSFVGIAQRLKQENPRVQTLAVQPASPFHGIEGTKHMASSIKPGILDETLQDGVITVTTEEAYATTRRLARRAGVFVGVSSGANVAAAAKLASTLPAGAVVVTLLCDTGSRYLADPFWNETDD; encoded by the coding sequence ATGACTATTCTTGATAAGGTGGGTAATACGCCATTAATTGCCTTGCCCTTATTTTCTAATGTTGCGCCCGGGGTATCGTTATGGGCGAAAGCGGAGTTTATGAACCCCAGCGGTTCGGTAAAAGATCGTGCGGCAAGAGCCATGGTGCTGGAGGGCATTGCGCGTGGCGCGCTGACGCCAGAAAAAACCATCATTGATGCGACCAGCGGTAATACGGGCATTGCTTATGCCATGATCGGTGCAGCGTTGGGCTATAAGGTGGTGCTGTATATGCCGCAGAACACCAGCGCAGAACGTAAACAGATCATTCGCCACTATGGTGCAGTGATTGTAGAAACCGATCCGCTAGAAGGGTCTGATGGCGCTTATCTGGCGGTTAAAGCTCTGGTCGCATCCGATCCGGCGCGCTATTTCTATCCTGACCAATACAACAACCCGGTCAATCCTGCGACTCATTTTGCCTCCACGGGAGTGGAGATCTGGCAACAGACGCAGCAGCGCGTCACTCACTTTATTGCCGGTATGGGCACTTCTGGCAGTTTTGTCGGCATTGCCCAGCGGCTCAAGCAGGAAAACCCGCGGGTGCAAACGCTTGCTGTGCAGCCCGCCTCGCCGTTTCACGGTATTGAAGGCACCAAGCACATGGCGAGCAGCATCAAGCCCGGCATTCTGGATGAAACCTTACAAGATGGCGTCATCACCGTCACCACCGAAGAGGCTTACGCCACCACGCGGCGATTGGCTCGCCGGGCGGGCGTTTTTGTCGGGGTTTCCTCCGGCGCTAATGTCGCGGCGGCCGCCAAACTGGCAAGCACGTTACCCGCTGGCGCGGTGGTGGTGACGCTTTTGTGCGACACCGGCTCCCGCTACCTTGCAGACCCTTTTTGGAATGAAACCGATGATTGA
- a CDS encoding Mov34/MPN/PAD-1 family protein, with translation MKPMIELTTDIAHQIRQEGEKAYPNECCGALLGHFSTNGDARVTAILPIVNARESEEQYHRFVITADDSLRAERTALAQGVDVVGFYHSHPDHPAIPSGYDREHALPFYAYIIVAVAERQAGDLTSWRLTPNRQHFEQERVQTVP, from the coding sequence ATGAAACCGATGATTGAGTTAACCACTGATATTGCGCATCAGATTAGGCAAGAAGGTGAAAAAGCCTATCCCAATGAGTGCTGCGGCGCTCTGTTGGGCCATTTTTCAACCAATGGGGATGCCCGGGTCACTGCAATTTTACCCATCGTAAATGCGCGGGAATCCGAAGAGCAATACCACCGCTTTGTGATAACCGCCGACGACTCATTGCGGGCTGAACGCACGGCATTGGCGCAGGGCGTTGATGTGGTGGGTTTTTACCACTCGCATCCCGATCATCCTGCCATTCCGTCCGGGTATGACCGTGAGCACGCTCTGCCTTTTTACGCCTACATCATTGTGGCGGTTGCCGAACGGCAGGCTGGGGATCTGACCAGCTGGCGATTGACGCCGAACAGACAACATTTTGAACAGGAGCGTGTGCAAACGGTGCCGTGA
- a CDS encoding VENN motif pre-toxin domain-containing protein: MAGLSRDAAHAANGLSPLFDKEKEQQRLQLAQSVGALGGQVMEVVRTAGDIRATQAAGGQVAKPDESTLKTEEEKEKAWDSYRKALTDTAAYKAVMASYGTGSDVQRGLQAATAALQALAGGGNLQQALAGASAPYLAQLVKQATMPADEKNATASDIAANAMGHALVGAVVAQVSGRDAVAGAAGAAGGELAARLLIMQALYPGRDGNTLTETEKQSVSALASVAAGLAAGIASGSVDGAATGVQAGRNAVENNFLSSDMYSLDRKVKAAKEKGEDIAPILEAARKQAEKDREKQIASCQDNPDTCAFGRDVANDAYNAYLENGFLQGIDSDVARFVQQETAKDNAVIDQYASEFGKGMAVASEGAAWLAGAGVGVALPGKAGGSARDSKLSQSKINEIVNTPKGQRPEPSTYMSKAEIDSHLAKFDDGAVRFASMDDVKKYGTLGPDSGFVMPKSEFDKLIKESSGNLRVVEQKLGLESGYLGNSNTGIFYIQKQDLKNLKIPSGNEPGANQFWLPGGKTSGGISEAVMDFSHKPNAQLIDLNKYNGGK; this comes from the coding sequence GTGGCGGGCCTGAGCCGGGATGCGGCGCACGCGGCGAACGGGCTGAGTCCGCTGTTTGACAAGGAGAAGGAGCAGCAGCGGCTGCAACTGGCGCAGTCGGTGGGGGCGCTGGGCGGCCAGGTGATGGAGGTGGTGCGCACGGCGGGGGACATCCGGGCGACGCAGGCGGCCGGGGGGCAGGTGGCGAAGCCGGATGAATCGACGCTAAAGACGGAAGAAGAGAAGGAAAAGGCGTGGGATAGTTACCGTAAGGCGCTGACGGACACGGCAGCGTACAAGGCGGTGATGGCGTCGTACGGCACGGGCAGCGACGTGCAGCGCGGGTTGCAGGCAGCAACGGCGGCGTTGCAGGCGCTGGCGGGCGGCGGCAACCTGCAACAGGCGCTGGCGGGGGCGTCGGCCCCGTATCTGGCGCAACTGGTGAAACAGGCGACGATGCCAGCGGACGAGAAGAACGCCACGGCCTCGGACATTGCGGCGAATGCGATGGGCCATGCGCTGGTGGGGGCGGTGGTGGCGCAGGTATCGGGCCGTGATGCGGTGGCGGGAGCCGCGGGCGCGGCGGGCGGCGAACTGGCGGCGCGGCTGCTTATCATGCAGGCGCTGTACCCGGGTCGTGACGGCAACACGCTGACGGAAACGGAGAAACAGTCGGTGAGTGCGCTGGCCTCGGTGGCAGCGGGCCTGGCGGCGGGGATAGCCTCAGGGAGTGTGGACGGCGCAGCCACGGGGGTACAGGCCGGGCGCAATGCGGTGGAGAATAACTTCCTGTCCAGCGATATGTATTCACTGGACAGAAAAGTGAAAGCGGCCAAAGAAAAGGGAGAGGATATAGCTCCCATTCTTGAAGCGGCGCGTAAGCAGGCAGAAAAAGACAGAGAGAAACAGATAGCATCCTGTCAGGACAACCCTGATACCTGTGCATTTGGCCGAGATGTCGCAAATGATGCGTATAATGCGTATCTTGAAAACGGGTTCTTACAGGGAATCGACTCGGATGTTGCCCGGTTTGTCCAGCAGGAAACGGCGAAAGATAATGCGGTCATAGACCAATATGCCAGTGAGTTTGGTAAAGGTATGGCGGTTGCATCCGAGGGTGCAGCGTGGCTTGCTGGGGCCGGGGTTGGTGTCGCTTTACCGGGTAAAGCAGGTGGTTCAGCCAGAGATTCAAAATTAAGCCAATCTAAAATAAATGAGATTGTTAACACTCCTAAAGGACAGCGGCCTGAACCATCAACATACATGTCAAAAGCTGAAATAGATTCGCATTTGGCTAAGTTTGACGATGGGGCAGTGAGATTTGCCTCAATGGATGATGTGAAAAAGTATGGAACTCTTGGTCCTGATAGTGGTTTTGTGATGCCTAAATCTGAGTTCGACAAATTGATAAAAGAATCAAGTGGTAATCTCAGGGTTGTAGAGCAAAAACTGGGATTGGAATCTGGTTACTTAGGTAATTCAAATACGGGTATCTTTTATATTCAGAAACAAGATCTTAAGAACTTGAAAATCCCATCAGGGAACGAACCTGGCGCAAATCAGTTTTGGTTGCCTGGAGGAAAGACATCAGGTGGTATTTCTGAGGCTGTAATGGATTTTTCACACAAACCAAATGCTCAGTTGATTGATTTGAATAAATACAATGGTGGTAAGTGA
- the moeB gene encoding molybdopterin-synthase adenylyltransferase MoeB yields MSTPSIIPDDRLATLSHAEIARYSRHLLLPEVGLEGQQRLKSAKVLLVGTGGLGAPVALYLAAAGVGTLGIVDFDFVEVSNLQRQIIHTTKDIDRPKVASAKDKIKAINPDIQVVTYNTSLNSKNALDIIREYDIVVDGTDNYPTRYLINDACVLSGKPTVYGSIFQFEGQASVFYAKAGPCYRCLYPAPPPPGLVPSCSEGGVVGVLPGIVGTIQAAEVIKLIVGGSDSLIGRLLLLDVWQMKQRELRLEKDPGCPVCGEHPTIHELIDYEEFCGLKPSNEEVPIESVTAKELQVWLESGKPVQLIDIREPHERAIVKFPQAKVMPLGQIVRRIDEFDPAVEAVFLCKIGQRSIFAIRALQRAGYTGRVLNLKDGINAWAREVDPRLPQY; encoded by the coding sequence ATGAGTACACCGAGCATCATTCCTGACGACCGCCTGGCTACGCTATCTCATGCTGAGATAGCTCGCTACAGCCGCCATTTATTGCTGCCGGAAGTGGGATTAGAGGGACAACAGCGACTGAAAAGCGCGAAGGTGCTGTTGGTTGGCACCGGTGGATTAGGCGCGCCGGTTGCGCTTTATCTGGCCGCAGCAGGCGTTGGCACATTAGGGATTGTGGATTTTGATTTCGTTGAGGTTTCTAACCTGCAACGCCAGATTATTCATACCACTAAAGACATCGATCGCCCGAAAGTGGCTTCAGCCAAAGACAAAATCAAAGCCATCAACCCTGATATTCAGGTTGTGACTTACAACACCTCGCTGAACAGTAAAAATGCGCTCGATATTATTCGGGAGTACGACATTGTTGTTGATGGCACCGATAACTATCCCACCCGATATCTGATCAACGATGCGTGCGTACTGTCAGGCAAACCCACGGTTTATGGTTCCATTTTCCAGTTCGAAGGGCAGGCCAGCGTGTTTTATGCCAAAGCTGGCCCGTGCTACCGCTGCCTGTATCCAGCACCGCCGCCTCCAGGGCTAGTGCCTTCCTGCTCCGAGGGCGGTGTGGTGGGGGTACTGCCCGGCATTGTCGGTACTATTCAGGCCGCCGAGGTGATCAAACTGATTGTTGGCGGTAGCGATAGCCTGATAGGTCGCCTGTTGCTGCTGGATGTGTGGCAGATGAAACAGCGTGAATTGCGGCTGGAGAAAGATCCCGGTTGCCCGGTGTGCGGCGAGCATCCAACTATTCACGAACTGATCGATTATGAGGAGTTTTGCGGCCTTAAACCCTCAAACGAAGAAGTACCTATCGAGAGCGTCACCGCGAAGGAGCTACAGGTGTGGCTGGAATCGGGTAAACCCGTTCAACTGATTGATATCCGTGAGCCTCACGAGCGGGCGATTGTGAAATTTCCTCAGGCTAAGGTGATGCCACTCGGTCAAATCGTGCGACGTATTGATGAATTCGATCCTGCGGTAGAGGCGGTTTTCCTCTGCAAGATTGGGCAGCGCAGTATTTTCGCCATCCGTGCGCTTCAGCGTGCTGGCTATACAGGCCGCGTGTTGAATTTGAAAGATGGTATTAACGCTTGGGCGCGGGAAGTGGATCCCCGTTTGCCTCAGTACTGA
- a CDS encoding IS256 family transposase, producing MDEKTLKALAAELAKGLKTQADLNQFSRMLTKLTVETALNAELTDHLGYEKNAPKKGSNTRNGYSSKTLLCDDGEIELSTPRDRENTFEPQLIKKNQTRITQMDSQILSLYAKGMTTREIVATFQEMYDADVSPSLISKVTDAVKEQVAEWQSRPLDALYPIVYLDCIVVKVRQNGSVINKSVFLALAINTEGRKELLGMWLAENEGAKFWLNVLTELKNRGLQDILIACVDGLKGFPDAINSVYPQAHIQLCIIHMVRNSLKYVSWKDYKGVTSGLKAVYRAPTEEAALMALEDFAAVWDEKYPQISKSWRTHWENLNTFFGYPPDIRKAIYTTNAIESLNSVIRQAIKKRNVFPTDDSVRKVIYLAIQSASKKWSMPIQNWRLAMSRFIIEFGDRSAGHRTR from the coding sequence ATGGACGAAAAGACACTCAAAGCCCTTGCGGCTGAACTGGCTAAAGGCCTTAAAACGCAAGCAGACCTCAACCAGTTTTCACGTATGCTGACCAAACTCACCGTCGAAACAGCACTCAATGCTGAGCTGACTGACCATCTCGGGTATGAGAAAAATGCGCCTAAAAAAGGGTCTAATACCCGTAATGGCTACTCGTCAAAAACGCTGCTTTGCGATGACGGCGAGATTGAGCTCAGCACGCCGCGTGACCGCGAAAATACCTTTGAACCTCAGCTAATCAAGAAAAACCAGACGCGTATCACCCAGATGGACAGCCAGATTTTATCCCTGTACGCCAAAGGCATGACGACCCGCGAAATCGTCGCTACGTTCCAGGAAATGTACGATGCGGATGTGTCACCCTCGCTGATATCCAAAGTCACCGATGCGGTTAAAGAGCAGGTGGCAGAATGGCAAAGCCGCCCACTGGATGCGCTCTATCCCATTGTTTATCTTGACTGTATTGTTGTCAAAGTCCGACAAAACGGCAGTGTGATAAACAAGTCGGTCTTTCTGGCGCTGGCTATCAACACCGAAGGCCGAAAAGAACTGCTGGGGATGTGGCTGGCCGAAAACGAAGGGGCGAAGTTCTGGCTGAATGTGCTGACCGAACTGAAGAACCGGGGACTTCAGGATATCCTGATAGCCTGCGTCGACGGCCTGAAAGGTTTCCCGGATGCGATAAACAGCGTGTATCCGCAGGCCCACATCCAGCTCTGCATTATCCATATGGTGCGCAACAGCCTGAAATACGTGTCGTGGAAGGATTACAAAGGGGTGACCAGCGGGTTGAAAGCGGTATATCGTGCCCCCACAGAGGAAGCGGCGCTAATGGCGCTGGAGGATTTCGCAGCGGTCTGGGATGAAAAATACCCGCAAATCAGTAAAAGCTGGCGTACACACTGGGAAAATCTCAATACGTTTTTTGGCTACCCGCCCGACATCCGTAAAGCCATCTACACGACGAATGCCATTGAATCACTGAACAGCGTTATCCGCCAGGCGATAAAGAAACGCAACGTATTCCCAACGGACGACTCGGTGCGGAAGGTGATTTATCTGGCGATACAGTCGGCCTCGAAAAAATGGAGTATGCCGATCCAGAACTGGCGGCTGGCAATGAGCCGTTTTATTATCGAGTTCGGTGATCGCTCAGCCGGTCACCGGACTCGATAA